One Sulfurirhabdus autotrophica DNA window includes the following coding sequences:
- the rpmI gene encoding 50S ribosomal protein L35, with protein MPKMKTKSSAKKRFKVLGGGGVKRAHAYMRHILTKKTTKSKRQLRGTTMVDASNTRSIRAMMPYA; from the coding sequence ATGCCTAAGATGAAAACGAAAAGTAGCGCTAAAAAGCGCTTCAAAGTTCTGGGTGGCGGTGGAGTGAAGCGTGCTCACGCTTACATGCGCCACATTCTGACCAAGAAAACCACAAAGTCCAAGCGTCAGTTGCGCGGTACTACGATGGTTGATGCCAGCAACACACGCTCGATTCGAGCTATGATGCCGTACGCATAA
- the infC gene encoding translation initiation factor IF-3: MEVFTIAQGKEQRLNGEITAPEVRLVGLEGEPLGIVSLAEALRLSEEVDVDLVEIAPQAEPPVCRLMDFGKFKYQESKKQHEAKLKQKQIQVKEIKFRPGTDEGDYQIKLRNLIRFLEEGDKTKITLRFRGREMAHQEIGYNLLKRVEADLSEFGTVEQFPKMEGRQMVMVLSPKKK; encoded by the coding sequence TTGGAGGTTTTCACTATCGCTCAGGGTAAAGAGCAGCGGCTAAACGGCGAAATTACTGCACCGGAAGTCCGCTTGGTTGGTTTAGAAGGCGAGCCGCTTGGTATCGTCAGTTTGGCTGAGGCATTAAGGTTGTCTGAAGAAGTGGACGTTGATCTGGTTGAGATCGCACCACAGGCTGAGCCACCTGTTTGTCGCTTGATGGATTTTGGTAAATTCAAATATCAGGAAAGCAAGAAACAGCATGAAGCCAAACTTAAACAGAAACAGATTCAAGTCAAGGAAATAAAGTTTCGTCCGGGAACGGATGAAGGTGACTATCAAATTAAGTTGCGCAATTTGATACGTTTCCTGGAAGAGGGCGACAAAACCAAAATTACTTTGCGTTTTCGTGGTCGTGAAATGGCTCATCAGGAGATTGGATACAATCTGTTGAAACGTGTAGAAGCAGACTTGTCTGAATTTGGCACGGTTGAGCAGTTTCCGAAAATGGAAGGCAGGCAAATGGTAATGGTGCTTTCTCCTAAAAAGAAGTAA
- the thrS gene encoding threonine--tRNA ligase produces the protein MLVVRLPDGSERNFDSPVTVADVAASIGTGLARAALAGKVDGKLVDTSYLIEKNADLAIVTDKDADGLDVIRHSTAHLLAQAVKELFPDAQVTIGPVIEDGFYYDFSYKRPFTPEDLAAIEKKMSEIAKRDLKVERKVLERTDAIRYFMDLGEHYKAQIIESIPGDEDVSLYSQGDFTDLCRGPHVPSTGKLKVFKLMKLAGAYWRGDSKNEMLQRVYGTAWTKKEDQEAYLHRLEEAEKRDHRKLGKVLDFFHIQEEAPGMVFWHPNGWEIWQQIEQYMRRKLVDHGYQEVRTPQVMDRALWEKSGHWENYRENMFTTHSESRDYAVKPMNCPGHIQIFNQGLKSYRELPLRLAEFGSCHRNEPSGSLHGIMRVRGFTQDDAHIFCTEAQIQEEVGAFIDMLQEVYKDFGFNEVLVKLSTRPVKRVGADELWDKAEAGLEAALNHKGLAWELQPGEGAFYGPKIEFSLKDSIGRVWQCGTIQLDFALPERLEASYIAEDNSRQVPVMLHRAILGSMERFIGILIENHAGAMPLWLAPVQLVIMNITDKQAVYVTSVAEELKKYGFRVQTDLRNEKITYKIREHSLQKLPYQIIVGDKEMEANLVAVRARSGEDLGQMSLETLVERLKQEVSQRGVVA, from the coding sequence ATGCTTGTTGTCCGTTTGCCTGATGGCTCTGAACGCAATTTCGACAGTCCAGTAACGGTCGCCGATGTGGCCGCCAGCATTGGTACTGGATTGGCGCGTGCTGCGCTAGCCGGTAAAGTGGATGGAAAGTTAGTTGATACATCGTATCTGATTGAAAAAAACGCTGATCTTGCAATAGTTACTGATAAAGACGCCGATGGATTGGATGTAATACGTCACTCCACAGCCCATCTGCTAGCTCAAGCCGTCAAAGAACTGTTCCCGGATGCGCAGGTGACGATTGGCCCTGTAATCGAAGATGGTTTCTATTATGATTTTTCCTATAAGCGCCCGTTTACACCTGAAGATCTGGCTGCGATCGAAAAGAAAATGAGCGAGATTGCCAAGCGCGATTTAAAAGTAGAGCGCAAAGTGCTTGAAAGAACGGATGCGATTCGGTATTTCATGGATCTGGGAGAGCATTACAAAGCGCAGATCATTGAGTCTATACCGGGTGATGAAGACGTATCGCTGTATAGCCAGGGCGATTTTACCGATTTGTGTCGTGGCCCCCATGTGCCATCTACTGGAAAACTGAAAGTATTCAAGTTGATGAAGTTGGCAGGTGCTTATTGGCGCGGCGATTCAAAAAATGAAATGCTGCAGCGCGTATATGGCACAGCATGGACCAAAAAAGAAGACCAGGAAGCCTATCTGCACCGTCTGGAAGAGGCAGAAAAGCGCGATCACCGCAAGCTGGGCAAGGTGCTGGATTTTTTCCATATCCAGGAGGAAGCGCCTGGTATGGTTTTCTGGCATCCCAATGGATGGGAGATCTGGCAACAAATTGAACAATACATGCGCCGCAAGTTAGTGGACCACGGATATCAGGAAGTTCGCACTCCACAAGTAATGGATCGCGCATTGTGGGAAAAATCAGGACACTGGGAAAATTACCGTGAAAACATGTTCACGACGCATTCCGAATCCCGCGATTACGCAGTAAAACCAATGAATTGTCCTGGCCACATTCAAATTTTCAATCAGGGCTTGAAGAGCTATCGCGAATTGCCATTGCGTCTGGCTGAGTTTGGATCGTGTCATCGCAATGAGCCATCAGGTTCACTACACGGCATTATGCGTGTACGTGGTTTTACACAAGATGATGCCCATATTTTCTGTACTGAAGCGCAAATTCAGGAAGAAGTCGGCGCATTTATAGATATGCTGCAGGAAGTCTATAAGGATTTTGGTTTCAATGAAGTGCTGGTTAAATTATCTACTCGCCCTGTAAAAAGGGTTGGAGCAGATGAATTGTGGGATAAAGCAGAAGCTGGCTTGGAAGCAGCACTGAATCATAAAGGCTTGGCATGGGAGTTGCAGCCAGGTGAAGGCGCTTTTTATGGTCCAAAAATCGAGTTCTCTCTGAAAGACTCTATTGGTCGCGTTTGGCAATGCGGTACTATTCAACTGGATTTTGCATTGCCAGAGCGACTGGAAGCTTCCTACATAGCAGAAGATAATTCGCGCCAGGTTCCGGTGATGTTGCATCGCGCCATTCTGGGTTCCATGGAGCGTTTTATTGGTATTCTGATAGAAAACCACGCTGGAGCCATGCCGTTGTGGCTGGCACCAGTTCAATTGGTAATTATGAATATCACTGATAAACAGGCTGTTTACGTGACTTCTGTTGCAGAAGAATTGAAAAAATATGGCTTTCGCGTGCAAACAGACTTGAGAAATGAGAAAATAACCTATAAAATCCGCGAACATAGTTTACAGAAGCTTCCGTATCAGATCATCGTTGGTGATAAGGAAATGGAAGCAAACCTGGTTGCCGTGCGTGCACGTTCAGGAGAAGACCTGGGGCAAATGTCACTGGAAACACTTGTAGAGCGTTTAAAACAGGAAGTGTCACAACGAGGTGTTGTGGCTTGA
- a CDS encoding CBS domain-containing protein produces the protein MAIDEICNREVVIASKDTTVLEASRLMRQYHTGDLVIVEEMNGLRGPIGIVTDRDLVIEVVAMALDSSVITIGDIMGSELAVVNESEGVFETMRYMRTKGVRRLPVVDVKGALVGIVTLDDLLELLAEEMNELCKTVSNEIKHESQTRSTHVHF, from the coding sequence ATGGCTATAGATGAAATTTGTAACCGGGAAGTGGTGATAGCATCAAAAGATACGACCGTTCTGGAAGCGTCTCGGCTCATGCGCCAGTATCATACGGGTGACCTGGTGATCGTGGAAGAAATGAATGGCTTGCGAGGTCCGATAGGGATTGTGACAGACCGTGATCTTGTCATTGAAGTTGTCGCTATGGCACTGGATTCATCTGTAATTACGATTGGTGACATTATGGGGAGCGAACTTGCCGTGGTGAATGAAAGTGAAGGTGTTTTTGAAACTATGCGTTACATGCGAACAAAAGGGGTACGTCGACTGCCGGTGGTAGATGTTAAAGGGGCATTGGTTGGCATTGTGACTCTGGACGATTTACTTGAACTGCTGGCAGAAGAGATGAATGAGCTATGCAAAACTGTTTCAAATGAGATAAAACACGAAAGTCAAACCCGCTCAACACATGTTCATTTTTGA
- a CDS encoding NAD(P)H-dependent oxidoreductase — MIMKNALLDAFYFRHACKLFDDSRKIPQSDLDFILEAGRLSPSSMGLEHWKFIVVQSPQLKVKLRHACSDQPQISSSSDVIVILAKISDLQPDSAYVIAQFSRLNLPPDKTEEFHQFYREFVQNRDLTDWSVAQCHIAAANMMTAAAAIGIDSCPIGAFGTDQVRHILQIDHNQYEVALVLPIGYRKHPQPAKHRLAFSDLIEFR, encoded by the coding sequence ATGATAATGAAAAACGCCTTATTGGATGCATTCTATTTTCGCCATGCCTGCAAGTTGTTTGATGATTCAAGAAAAATACCGCAATCTGATCTGGATTTTATTTTGGAAGCCGGACGTCTCTCACCATCGTCAATGGGATTGGAGCACTGGAAATTTATTGTGGTTCAATCTCCGCAATTAAAAGTAAAGCTTCGGCACGCTTGCTCAGACCAACCACAGATCAGTTCCAGCAGCGATGTCATTGTTATCCTTGCCAAGATATCTGATTTGCAACCTGATAGTGCATACGTTATAGCGCAATTCAGCCGCCTTAATTTGCCTCCTGATAAAACTGAAGAATTTCATCAATTTTATCGTGAGTTTGTGCAAAACAGGGATCTCACGGATTGGAGCGTTGCTCAATGCCATATTGCCGCTGCCAACATGATGACTGCAGCGGCAGCAATCGGTATAGATTCATGCCCAATTGGTGCTTTTGGAACGGATCAGGTGAGGCACATCCTGCAAATTGATCACAACCAGTATGAGGTAGCTCTGGTTCTACCTATAGGCTATCGCAAGCACCCCCAACCTGCTAAGCACAGGCTGGCATTTTCGGATTTGATTGAGTTTCGCTAA
- a CDS encoding class I SAM-dependent methyltransferase → MLRDQMFNQIEQRIRKLVLPMSINFWDEREMNLGKHSKVKLSVRSPHALTSLANPSMGKLAKNYVEQQIDLEGSMHDIIHVGEMFCDAASCIAQPSRTGLSWLRQSRVDASKEISYHYDVSNDFYKLWLDRRMVYSCAYFKHPDDSLDLAQEQKLEHICRKLDLKTGEQFLDIGCGWGGLIFWAAENYGVNATGVTLSLNQYEYVQEQIVKRGLQDRCKVRLMDYRDVPVTEKYEKISSVGMFEHVGMKNLHQYFGKIYQLLQPGGLMLNHGITAANLGTDGLGSGISEFIEQYVFPGGELVHVSDAIEIMSQQCLECVDVENLRPHYAKTLWNWVENLEAGQQEAKELIGEKKFRIWHIYMGGSAHAFERGWMSLFQIVAGKPLSDGTLPYPYTRDHVYV, encoded by the coding sequence ATGCTGCGTGATCAAATGTTTAACCAGATAGAGCAGAGAATTCGAAAATTAGTTTTGCCCATGAGCATTAATTTTTGGGATGAGCGAGAGATGAATCTTGGCAAACACTCTAAAGTTAAATTGTCTGTGCGATCACCCCATGCACTAACTTCATTGGCTAACCCTAGCATGGGGAAGCTGGCAAAAAATTACGTTGAGCAACAAATTGATTTGGAAGGAAGCATGCATGACATCATTCATGTAGGCGAAATGTTTTGTGATGCGGCTTCCTGCATTGCTCAACCAAGCAGGACAGGATTGAGCTGGTTAAGGCAGTCAAGGGTAGATGCCAGCAAAGAAATAAGCTATCACTATGATGTATCTAATGATTTCTACAAACTGTGGCTGGATAGACGCATGGTCTATTCCTGTGCGTACTTTAAACACCCTGATGACAGTCTGGATTTGGCGCAGGAGCAAAAACTTGAGCATATTTGCCGCAAGCTGGATTTAAAGACTGGCGAGCAGTTTCTCGATATTGGCTGTGGTTGGGGCGGATTAATATTTTGGGCAGCAGAGAATTATGGTGTCAACGCAACAGGAGTCACCCTGAGTCTAAATCAATATGAATATGTTCAAGAGCAGATTGTTAAACGTGGTTTGCAGGATAGATGCAAAGTCAGGTTAATGGATTACCGTGATGTGCCGGTAACTGAAAAATACGAGAAAATTTCATCAGTTGGCATGTTTGAACATGTGGGAATGAAAAATCTTCACCAATACTTTGGCAAAATATATCAGTTACTGCAACCTGGAGGCTTGATGCTAAACCACGGGATCACAGCAGCAAATCTTGGAACAGATGGATTAGGCAGCGGAATCAGCGAATTCATCGAACAATATGTTTTTCCAGGTGGAGAGCTGGTTCATGTGTCAGATGCAATTGAAATCATGTCTCAGCAATGTCTTGAGTGTGTGGATGTAGAAAATTTACGTCCACACTATGCTAAAACCCTTTGGAATTGGGTAGAAAATCTGGAAGCCGGTCAGCAGGAAGCAAAGGAATTGATAGGTGAGAAAAAATTTCGAATTTGGCACATCTATATGGGAGGTTCAGCCCATGCTTTCGAAAGGGGATGGATGTCCTTGTTTCAGATCGTTGCAGGTAAACCCCTTTCTGATGGAACGTTGCCTTACCCCTATACTCGCGACCATGTATATGTATAA
- a CDS encoding cation-translocating P-type ATPase yields the protein MNIANLPIAEVLTSLKASEQGLNSADAERRLREFGYNLIEEIKGKPLWIRFLKEFTHFFALILWVAAGLAMFAELRNPDEGMWQLVTAIVGVILINGFFSFWQEYRAERAISALRNLLPQNVKVMRDGQLQTISANLLVPGDVVLFSEGDNVPADCRLIQASGVRVNTSTITGESLPKARTAAGTDIGSALEANNLLLAGTSLVSGEGKAVIFATGMHTEFGKIAHLTQTEGEAGSPLQREIVRLSKLVAMFSSILGLIFFGIGFVIGLPFWDNFMFAIGIIVANVPEGLLPTVTLSLAMATQRMAKRNALIRHLPAVETLGSTTVICSDKTGTLTQNKMTVKRIFSDGVLYPPDVVDACAINVQLLRNAQYCHSLKRSIHNSQVTWLGDPMELALAEFAKNMNDFGEAPLISEIPLDSERRRMSVVIEHSGELWLYCKGAPETIMSLCEHVDLSGVQTRLDDTARRRVSDAQEEMAGRGLRVLAFAYRKLLINEIPAEKEMVFSGLIGLQDPPRPEVPEAMERCRTAGIKVIMVTGDHPHTAVAIAREIGMVKTENPLVMHGEALRKLTPAQLQIALDSPEILFTRVTAEQKMLVVQALKRKGEIVAVTGDGVNDAPALKSAHIGIAMGIAGTDVAKEAADMILLDDNFASIVNAIEEGRAVFENIRKFLTYILSSNIPEIVPYLAFVLFKIPLPLTIIQILAVDLGTDMLPALALGAERPDRGLMQQPPRPSNERLLSWPLITRAYLWLGMMEATVAMTIFFFMLYQAGWHYGEMLNKTSSLYIQATTACLAAIVMTQVINLFLCRHPRESSLRFTLKRNPLLILGLIVELTIIFAIVYTPLGNMLFGTQPLSAEIWLLMILMALGMGLLEEIRKHFVRNRH from the coding sequence ATGAATATTGCAAACCTGCCAATTGCTGAAGTCCTGACCAGCCTTAAGGCATCAGAACAAGGGCTGAATTCTGCGGATGCTGAAAGGCGGCTGAGAGAATTTGGCTACAATCTTATAGAAGAGATTAAAGGTAAACCTCTCTGGATTAGATTTTTAAAGGAATTCACGCATTTTTTCGCGCTGATTCTATGGGTTGCTGCAGGACTTGCGATGTTTGCTGAACTCAGAAACCCAGATGAAGGCATGTGGCAGCTCGTCACTGCAATTGTTGGTGTTATATTGATCAACGGTTTTTTCTCGTTCTGGCAGGAATATCGTGCCGAGCGAGCCATTTCAGCCCTCAGAAATTTGTTGCCTCAGAATGTGAAAGTCATGCGTGATGGACAACTCCAGACAATTTCTGCCAACTTGCTTGTACCAGGTGATGTTGTCCTGTTTTCTGAAGGCGATAATGTGCCGGCTGACTGCCGACTGATTCAGGCTTCTGGTGTCAGGGTAAATACTTCGACTATTACCGGTGAATCCTTGCCTAAGGCAAGAACCGCAGCCGGCACTGATATAGGTTCGGCGCTTGAAGCAAACAATCTGCTGTTAGCAGGAACTTCACTGGTATCTGGGGAAGGAAAGGCTGTTATTTTTGCGACAGGCATGCATACAGAATTCGGCAAGATTGCGCATCTGACGCAAACCGAGGGCGAGGCAGGATCTCCATTGCAGCGAGAGATTGTACGTTTGTCAAAACTGGTAGCAATGTTTTCTTCAATATTAGGATTGATCTTTTTCGGAATTGGTTTTGTTATCGGTTTGCCTTTCTGGGATAACTTCATGTTTGCTATTGGAATTATAGTTGCCAACGTACCTGAGGGTTTGTTGCCTACGGTCACATTGTCATTAGCCATGGCTACTCAACGGATGGCAAAACGGAATGCTTTGATACGCCACTTGCCTGCAGTCGAAACCTTGGGTTCAACTACTGTCATTTGTAGCGACAAAACTGGCACGCTGACACAAAATAAAATGACAGTGAAACGTATTTTTTCCGATGGCGTACTTTACCCACCAGATGTTGTTGATGCTTGCGCAATTAATGTGCAACTGCTGCGTAATGCACAGTATTGCCATAGCCTTAAGCGCAGTATTCATAACAGCCAAGTTACCTGGCTTGGCGACCCCATGGAGTTGGCCCTTGCCGAGTTTGCAAAAAATATGAATGATTTTGGCGAAGCACCGCTCATTAGCGAGATTCCTTTAGACAGCGAGCGTCGCAGAATGTCAGTTGTCATCGAACATAGTGGTGAATTGTGGCTTTATTGCAAGGGAGCTCCTGAAACAATTATGAGTTTGTGTGAACACGTGGATTTAAGTGGGGTGCAGACGCGACTTGATGATACAGCCCGACGTCGTGTAAGCGATGCGCAGGAGGAAATGGCTGGAAGAGGATTGCGGGTATTGGCTTTTGCCTATCGTAAGCTGTTGATCAATGAGATTCCCGCTGAAAAAGAAATGGTGTTCTCAGGTTTGATCGGGCTGCAGGACCCGCCCAGGCCGGAAGTGCCGGAAGCTATGGAACGATGCCGCACGGCAGGTATCAAGGTCATCATGGTGACTGGTGATCACCCTCATACAGCAGTTGCAATTGCACGTGAAATCGGCATGGTGAAAACCGAAAATCCTCTCGTAATGCATGGTGAAGCACTACGCAAATTAACCCCGGCACAACTACAGATCGCACTGGATAGCCCGGAAATATTATTTACTCGTGTGACGGCTGAGCAGAAGATGCTGGTTGTTCAGGCATTAAAAAGAAAGGGTGAAATTGTTGCGGTCACTGGAGACGGCGTGAACGATGCACCAGCATTAAAATCTGCGCATATTGGCATTGCAATGGGGATAGCCGGTACTGATGTTGCCAAAGAAGCGGCCGACATGATTTTACTGGATGATAACTTTGCCAGCATAGTCAATGCGATCGAAGAGGGGAGAGCGGTTTTTGAGAATATTCGCAAATTTCTGACTTATATTCTTAGCTCGAATATACCGGAAATAGTGCCGTACCTTGCTTTTGTGCTGTTCAAAATTCCGCTTCCGCTCACCATCATCCAGATTCTGGCCGTGGATTTAGGTACGGATATGTTGCCTGCCCTTGCGTTAGGGGCCGAGCGACCAGATCGTGGGCTGATGCAACAGCCACCGCGACCATCAAATGAGCGACTGTTGTCTTGGCCCCTCATTACAAGGGCCTATCTCTGGTTGGGAATGATGGAAGCGACTGTGGCAATGACCATTTTTTTCTTTATGTTATACCAGGCTGGTTGGCACTATGGCGAGATGCTCAATAAAACTTCATCACTTTACATACAGGCCACAACGGCTTGCCTGGCTGCTATCGTTATGACGCAAGTAATTAATTTATTTCTTTGCCGTCATCCCAGAGAATCTTCACTTCGTTTTACACTGAAACGAAACCCTTTATTAATACTTGGCTTGATTGTCGAACTTACTATCATATTTGCAATTGTTTACACACCACTTGGAAATATGCTGTTCGGCACTCAACCACTATCAGCAGAAATTTGGCTGTTGATGATTCTTATGGCCTTGGGGATGGGGCTTCTGGAGGAGATAAGAAAGCACTTCGTACGAAATCGTCACTAG
- a CDS encoding cysteine peptidase family C39 domain-containing protein, whose product MLPTTLKLPVKMQPQPNETTCGPTCLNAIYRYWGENGSLDSVIERTQKFEHGGTFAVFLACDALRKGFKATIYTYNLMVFDPTWFAKPAVDIAERLQRQSEVKNDSRLLLATAGYLDFLNLGGRLRFQDLTRPLIRGLLRRNTPILTGLSSTYLYRCAREYGPEDTPDDVRGTPSGHFVVIAGYNRINRTVLVADPYGPHPFGPTHEYWINIDRVLGAVLLGIVTHDANLLVIQPQRGKK is encoded by the coding sequence ATGCTGCCAACTACGCTGAAACTGCCTGTCAAAATGCAGCCTCAGCCAAATGAAACCACTTGCGGGCCTACCTGCCTTAATGCGATATATCGTTATTGGGGAGAAAATGGATCACTTGACAGTGTTATTGAACGAACACAAAAATTCGAACATGGGGGAACATTTGCAGTCTTTCTTGCTTGTGATGCATTGCGCAAAGGTTTTAAGGCTACCATTTACACTTACAACCTGATGGTATTTGACCCCACCTGGTTTGCCAAGCCGGCAGTGGATATCGCCGAACGCCTTCAGCGCCAGAGTGAAGTTAAGAATGACTCCAGACTATTGCTTGCCACTGCAGGTTACCTGGATTTTCTGAATCTGGGGGGCCGACTTCGATTCCAGGACCTGACACGCCCGCTTATCAGGGGATTATTACGTCGCAATACGCCGATACTGACTGGACTAAGTTCAACTTATCTTTATCGTTGCGCACGAGAATACGGACCTGAAGACACCCCGGACGACGTTCGTGGTACACCAAGCGGGCATTTTGTCGTCATAGCGGGATACAACAGGATAAACCGCACAGTCTTGGTAGCGGACCCCTATGGGCCTCACCCATTCGGCCCCACTCATGAATATTGGATAAATATCGATCGCGTATTGGGTGCTGTATTACTCGGTATCGTCACTCATGACGCCAATCTGCTAGTCATTCAACCCCAGCGCGGCAAAAAATAA
- a CDS encoding RimK family protein, producing the protein MRNLFVVNNPRDWPLEVPGVEVVPARTYLTDPAYGNDRSIKVFNLCKSYHYQSIGYYVSLLAEARGQKPLPKVGTMEDLQSQNLVRLLTESLDELIEKSLSTIKSDEFELSIYFGQNLANRYATLSHQLFNLLQSPLLRAYFVRKRNQWRIRTVRAIAASDIPPHHQEFVVKAATDYFMGRRQHMRKRPAPRYDLAILHAPDNTEPPSNSKAMKKFEKAAESLGLQVEFITRTDIGRLPEFDALFIRDTTYANHYTFRFSRRAVAEGLVVIDDPDSILKCNNKVYLAELLTRNNIPTPKTLIVHRDNIEQIVPLLALPCVLKQPDSSFSRGVVKVTTEAELRTKTSELMEKSELIIAQEWLPTEFDWRVGILDRRVLFVAKYMFPRGHWQIVKRDEQRQILSEGPTVAVSVSEAPEVVVMTALKAANLIGDGLYGVDLKQQENRCYVIEINDNPNVDAGNEDDVLKDAIYREIMGSFLRRIEERKRGSR; encoded by the coding sequence ATGCGTAACTTGTTCGTCGTGAATAACCCTCGGGACTGGCCACTTGAAGTACCGGGTGTGGAGGTAGTACCTGCGCGCACCTATCTCACCGATCCAGCCTATGGTAATGATCGCTCTATCAAGGTATTTAACCTTTGCAAATCCTACCATTACCAAAGTATCGGCTATTACGTTTCGTTGCTTGCGGAAGCGCGTGGCCAGAAACCGCTTCCAAAAGTTGGCACAATGGAAGACTTGCAATCACAAAATCTGGTTCGCCTTCTTACTGAAAGTCTGGATGAATTGATAGAAAAATCATTATCAACCATTAAATCGGATGAATTTGAGCTCAGTATCTATTTTGGACAAAATTTAGCCAATCGATACGCTACGCTGAGTCATCAACTTTTTAACCTGTTGCAGTCGCCCCTGTTGCGCGCTTATTTCGTGCGCAAGCGCAATCAGTGGCGCATCCGTACTGTACGGGCTATTGCTGCCAGTGACATTCCGCCCCATCATCAGGAATTTGTGGTGAAAGCTGCGACTGACTATTTCATGGGGCGCAGACAGCACATGCGTAAACGGCCAGCACCGCGTTACGACCTGGCCATCCTGCATGCACCTGACAATACAGAGCCGCCATCCAATTCAAAGGCCATGAAAAAATTCGAGAAGGCAGCTGAAAGCCTGGGCTTGCAAGTGGAGTTTATCACCCGTACAGATATTGGCAGACTGCCAGAATTTGACGCCTTATTCATTCGCGACACCACTTACGCTAATCATTACACTTTTCGTTTCTCCCGGCGTGCTGTTGCAGAAGGCCTGGTGGTAATTGATGATCCCGATTCCATCCTAAAATGCAATAACAAGGTCTACCTGGCAGAATTGCTTACTCGAAACAATATTCCAACGCCCAAAACGTTGATCGTTCACCGTGACAATATTGAACAAATTGTGCCTCTCCTTGCCCTGCCCTGTGTGCTTAAGCAACCTGACAGTTCATTTTCGCGTGGAGTAGTAAAAGTTACAACAGAAGCGGAATTGCGCACTAAAACAAGCGAACTCATGGAAAAATCGGAACTCATTATTGCTCAGGAATGGCTGCCAACGGAATTTGACTGGCGTGTTGGTATTCTGGACCGTCGTGTGCTTTTCGTGGCCAAATATATGTTCCCTCGCGGACATTGGCAAATAGTCAAACGTGATGAACAGCGGCAAATCTTAAGTGAGGGGCCTACGGTGGCTGTGTCAGTGAGTGAAGCGCCTGAGGTAGTTGTGATGACCGCACTCAAGGCAGCTAATCTCATAGGGGATGGGCTATATGGCGTCGACCTCAAACAACAGGAAAACCGTTGCTATGTTATCGAAATTAACGATAACCCAAATGTCGATGCCGGAAATGAAGATGATGTGCTGAAAGATGCAATCTACCGGGAAATCATGGGATCATTTTTGAGGCGCATCGAAGAACGTAAACGGGGTTCGCGATGA